ACTGTCATGCCAAACGGTTCCCAAGGATCACCGAGGCGACGGGCACCCAAGGAGAGAAACTGCTCTCGGGACAGCCCTAACTCTGGCCAGAAACTGGCAAAGTAGGAATCCATCAGATCAGCCGAGAAAACGTCGTGGCCTGCGGGTACAGGGGTGTGAGTCGTGAATACACAGCGATCGCGCACTGAGGCTTCAATGTCGTAGAAAGACTTGCTCGTCCGTTGCACTTCCAAGCGCGACAACTCTAGAAGGCAAAACGCCGCATGACCTTCATTTAGGTGGTAGACCGTAGGCTCAATCCCTAAAGCTTGTACTGCTTTAACGCCACCAATCCCTAAGACAACCTCTTGGGCGATCCGGGTTTCCTGGTTGCCGCCATACAAGTGTCCTGTCAACCAGCGATCGATCGGATCATTATCTTCCCGGTCTGTATCCAGCAGGTAGAGCTTCACCCGCCCTACTTGCACTCGCCAAATTTGAATTTTGACCATGCGCTGGCGAATTTGTAGCTGAACCGTAATCGGTTCTCCCTCAGCATTGGTCATTAGTTCCAAGGGCATCTGCTCAAAAGGATTGTCTGTGTAGTAATCCTCTTGCCAACCATTACGGTTGAGACGTTGGTGAAAATATCCTTGGCGGTAGAGTAAACCGATCCCAATCATTGGCACGCCTAGATCGGAAGCCGACTTGAGGTGATCCCCAGCCAAAATTCCCAAACCACCGGAGTAAACGGGGAGCGATTCGTGGATGCCAAACTCAGCACAGAAATAGGCGACAGGATGCTCTTGAGACAGTTGTGGGGCCACTCGGCTCGCCCAAGTATCTGTTTCTTGCATGTAGCGATCGAATTGGGTCGCTAACCCTTGCAAGCGCTTGAGATACAGGGGATCTTCTGCTAGCTGAGTTAAACGTTCGTAAGAGGCGGACTCCAAAAGAGCCACAGGATTATGCCCAGAGCGCTGCCATTCGTCCGGGTTAATGTTTTGAAATAGAGAAACATGGCCATTGGCCCAGCTCCACCAGTAGTTGTAAGCTAAGTCTGCTAGTCGTTTCAGCGGAAGGGGTAGCTTCGCACTCAGCTTAGCAGCAGGTGTCATAGCGGCAGTATTCGTCATAGGATTTAAGGCTCTCGTGCTTCACTAAAATCTCGGCTCAGGCTTATCCAATGGCATCACTCCAGATGAAGCCTGAATCAGGGGGTCCAACGTGCTTAGCGGGGTTC
This DNA window, taken from Trichocoleus sp. FACHB-46, encodes the following:
- the glgP gene encoding alpha-glucan family phosphorylase, with translation MTNTAAMTPAAKLSAKLPLPLKRLADLAYNYWWSWANGHVSLFQNINPDEWQRSGHNPVALLESASYERLTQLAEDPLYLKRLQGLATQFDRYMQETDTWASRVAPQLSQEHPVAYFCAEFGIHESLPVYSGGLGILAGDHLKSASDLGVPMIGIGLLYRQGYFHQRLNRNGWQEDYYTDNPFEQMPLELMTNAEGEPITVQLQIRQRMVKIQIWRVQVGRVKLYLLDTDREDNDPIDRWLTGHLYGGNQETRIAQEVVLGIGGVKAVQALGIEPTVYHLNEGHAAFCLLELSRLEVQRTSKSFYDIEASVRDRCVFTTHTPVPAGHDVFSADLMDSYFASFWPELGLSREQFLSLGARRLGDPWEPFGMTVLALRLCRGANGVSELHGQVSRKMWSILYPDRPEDKVPISHITNGVHARTWTAPLLSDLYAQYLGENWSARVVDPQMWAGVDQIPNEELWSRHQILKERLVAHTRFKVKASRQGRGEEPDQIHAADHLLDPNILTIGFARRFSPYKRGALLLRNAELALQIFGNSDRPVQIIFAGKAHPADEEGKRIIQRLMEWCRHHAIRDRVAFIEDYDIYTAQKLIQGVDVWLNNPRRPLEASGTSGQKVCFNGGLNCSVLDGWWCEGYQVGPDGKGLNGWAIGEDANTSDQELQDRIDSESLYRLLTEEIVPLYYDQDANGIPHGWIQKMKASIKTNSVAFNTDRMVADYVRQMYAPGAVVNAEPILASALA